The sequence below is a genomic window from Ciceribacter thiooxidans.
CGGCCACCGCATCGGCTATGGCGCCGGCCATTACGACCGGGCGATCGCGCGATTGCGGCAAAAAGGGCTTAATCCCCGGCTGATCGGCATTGCATTCGCCTGCCAGGAAGTGGCACATGTCCCCTTTGAACCGCACGATGTCGGGCTGGAAGCCGTGGTGACGGAAGACGGCATGCGGACTTTTGGATGATGATGACTGGATACGCGAATGCGCTTGCTTTTTCTCGGTGACATGGTCGGCAAGACGGGACGGACGGCGGTCTGGGAGCGGCTTCCCGGCCTGATCTCCGACCTGAAGCTCGACTTCGTCATCGTCAACGGCGAGAACGCCGCCGGCGGCTTCGGCATCACCGAGGATATCTACCTCGAAACCATCAATGCCGGTGCCGATGTCGTCACCACCGGAAACCACGTGTGGGACCAGAAGGAGGCCGTCTCCTTCTGCGAGCGCCACGACCAGTTCCTGCGGCCGGCCAACTATCCGGCGGGAACGCCCGGCAAGGGCTCCGGTGTTTTTTACGCCCGCAATGGCGCGCGCGTGCTCGTCGCCAACATCATGGGACGGGTCTTCATGCACCCGGAACTCGACGATCCCTTCACCTCGGCGGAGGCAATCCTGTCGGCCTGCCCGCTCAAGGAACAGGCCGACGCCATCGTCTTCGATTTCCACGCCGAGGCGACCAGCGAGAAGCAGTGCTTCGGCCACTTCGTCGACGGTCGCGCGAGCTTCGTCGTCGGCACCCATACGCACGTGCCGACCGCCGATCACCAGATCCTCAACGGCGGCACGGCCTATATGTCGGATGCCGGCATGTGCGGCGATTACGACTCCTCCCTCGGCATGGAGAAGGAAGAGCCGCTCAACCGCTTCATCTCGAAGATGCCGAAGGGGCGCTTCGAAGCGGCCCACGGGCCGGCGACGATCTGCGGCGTCGGCGTCGAAATCTCCGACCGTACCGGCCTCGCCGAGAAGATCGCGCCGCTCAGGATCGGGCCGCGGCTCACCGAGACGATCCCGGATTTCTGGCGATAAGCCTGCGACGGCGGCTCTAACGCGAATGTGAGCCTCTCCGGCTTTACCTCGCCGCCGTCCTGGCCCATCCTCTGCCATCGGATGGATGGTGCGGGGCCGGCATGATGCTGCGACTTGCCATGGCGTTCATTTCCTTGATTCTTGCCGCGGGTGCCGCCGGTGCCCAGGAAGAGCGCCCGCCGGTCAGCGAATGCCAGCTCGTCGCCGATAATCTGCCGAAGGCGACCTTCGTGCGCTTCGATGCTTCTCCCTCCCTTCAGCTCGCCGCCGCCGAGCGCGAGGTGACGATCACCTATCTCGGCCATTCGACCTTCCTGATCGAAACGCCGGGCGGCATCTCGATTGCGACGGATTACAACGGCTGGCTGCGTTCGCCGCGCGTGCCGGACGTGGTGACGATGAACAAGGCGCATTCGAGCCACTACACGCTCGCCCCGGACCCGGCGATCGCCAATGTCCTGCACGGCTGGAGCGATACGCCCGGCGAGAAGGCGGTGCATCGCGTCGTG
It includes:
- a CDS encoding TIGR00282 family metallophosphoesterase translates to MRLLFLGDMVGKTGRTAVWERLPGLISDLKLDFVIVNGENAAGGFGITEDIYLETINAGADVVTTGNHVWDQKEAVSFCERHDQFLRPANYPAGTPGKGSGVFYARNGARVLVANIMGRVFMHPELDDPFTSAEAILSACPLKEQADAIVFDFHAEATSEKQCFGHFVDGRASFVVGTHTHVPTADHQILNGGTAYMSDAGMCGDYDSSLGMEKEEPLNRFISKMPKGRFEAAHGPATICGVGVEISDRTGLAEKIAPLRIGPRLTETIPDFWR